The DNA segment AATGAGGATCTATTCCTACTGTTGGTTCATCTAGATATAAAATTTTTGGAGAATTTAAAAGACCAATTGCAATATTTAATCTTCTTTTTACTCCACCACTAAAAGTAAATGCTTTTTTGTGAATATATTTTTCTAAAGAACAAGATTGTATTACATCAAAAATTTTATCTTGCAAATTTTTAGATTTTAAACCATACAATGCACCAAAAAATTCTAAATTCTCATAAGCTGTTAAATTTGGGTAGAAAGCATAAGTTTGTGGAATATAAGATGATATTGATTTTATATTTTTTTCATCTGAGTCTAAATCATAGTCGTAAATTTTTATATTTCCAGAGTCTTTTTTTGTTAAATTATTTAATATTGATAATAAAGTTGTTTTTCCTGCACCATTTGGACCTAATAGTCCAAAGATAGTTGAAGAGTTTACCTTAAGATTCAAATCTTCAAGAATTTTTGTATTTTGATATGATTTATTTAAATTTTCTATAACTATTGACATATTATTTTCTTATTGAATTGCAAGTTTTTTACCTGTTGATGAGGTTTTAATTTTATCAACAATTTTTAGATTTATTGAAAATTTTAAATTCGATAACTCTTTTTTTAAAATATTTTGAATA comes from the Arcobacter lacus genome and includes:
- a CDS encoding ABC transporter ATP-binding protein; translated protein: MSIVIENLNKSYQNTKILEDLNLKVNSSTIFGLLGPNGAGKTTLLSILNNLTKKDSGNIKIYDYDLDSDEKNIKSISSYIPQTYAFYPNLTAYENLEFFGALYGLKSKNLQDKIFDVIQSCSLEKYIHKKAFTFSGGVKRRLNIAIGLLNSPKILYLDEPTVGIDPHSRKYILDIIKKINITKGLTIFYTSHYMDEIEYLCDEIAILDNKKIIIQDSIKNLKANNSYEKLDELFFDITKESLRD